In Ooceraea biroi isolate clonal line C1 chromosome 1, Obir_v5.4, whole genome shotgun sequence, the genomic stretch TGTCGATCCTCGCGAACAGCACAAAGCAAATCGCGATCCGTGATGCCATTTAAATCGCGATTTACTACCGTTTACAATAGCTCCGCATTGTATAATTCAATCAAgacgttaaattaattgagaGGCTTACGACTGAGCTGTTACACTCGCGCGTCGCGATTTTACGCTCTTCTTCGATCACAATCGTAGCTGGATTGAAGTGATGTCATGCCGATCGCATGAAACATCGATCAACTCACTAACGAGTTTCGAATTGTAAGAATGCGACGCATTACCGCGAAATTGGAGCTAATGCGGGGAACCTACCAGCCCGATCTAATTCGGATTGAATAAAACACCGTGAGACCGATCGACAGATCGACCACGGGAAGGATCGGAACAGGGTGAGGCCGCGTGAGAGACCAATCGCGAAGTGGTACCACCACATCGCGGGATTAGATAcctcaaaatttttttatggtaAACAGATGAAAGTCACAGCGTAGTTAGGCGACGTGCAACAACCAGGGTGTATGCAAAGCAAATGCAAATGCAATCGATCTGCATAATTTGCCGGGagatttctctttgttttgCATGGTTTTGCCGTGGACCAGCCACTCGGCTTACGCGATACCGATCGAGGTATCGTTGTTTATTACCGGAGGTGTTGAACTCTGACACGCGGCGTTTTGATAAAGCGAACGAAACCGCGAAGGAACGAGAAAAGTCGGCGGCAATGCTCGCGGGCAATGCCGCCGCGAATGCGAGTTAAATCTAAAAGAAACGAAAACCCCGACAGGAATTTGTATGTCTAGCATCGAGAGTCTGCGTCTTCACACAGCGAAGTTACAAGAATTTCATGGAACGCACGCGATGGTGCCGGAGATGCCGAAGGTAGAATTCTTGCGGACAAAGAGTAGAGTTTTCCGGCGGTATCGAGACCAGCGCAGGTAGAAACCCGTGCATGTAAGACTTTTACCTAACGGTCGAACCATAAAGAaagccagagagagagagagagatgcaagAGAACGAAGAACACAAGATTTCCGAGGAAATCTTTGTTCCTTTAGTCAACCCGAGGATGATAGGTATCATGACTACAACAAGTCAAGTATGCGAAATGTTGCAAAATTAGCCCGAACGGTTCGTCAGACAATGCAGTGGTGGACGACAAGTCCGGCAAACGCGATCGAGTGGCTATCGAACGATCGCATATTCGATCGCGAACCGCGCCACGTTATCGGCGCACATAAATAATCATCAAATCGGAATCCATTTGAGAAACCGGCCGTGATTTATCGCGCCAAGTATCTCGCGGTCTCGCGCGTACATAATTTTCCGGTGAATTGTAGGGTAGCTTAATTGACACGTCACCTCTCTTCTCGTGGCCTCTACGCGGAGCCATTCGTCTTACCTTCGATCCACGCGTCGGCCTTAAATCAATTCCGGGTACGGACAAATTACCAAAAGGGATTAATGGCTTCAACGCCGGCCCTAATTGGCCCCAAATCATGCGAGGGAGCCTCGCCCTTCCGATCAGGGCGCGCGAACAGCGGGGGATACACCCTCGCTCGATTTTATCTTGTCGCTGAAGTCAATTCTACGCCTACGTGAAATTAATGAGCATCCTTTTTCGACGATTACTCGTGATCCTGGCATCGCGCACGCCCGCATGCTCGCGTACGTGTACGGATAACCTTTAGAGTATTTTAAATTACGCCGCGCCTCAGTGGGTGGATGAATGAATGGAACTACCCACACGCTGACAATGAAACGCGTTTGCTAATCTAACGCCATTCCACTAACTCATCCGCGCCTGTAATAAGAATTACGAAacctcggctcggctcggttCGTTGCGGTTAAGAAACCTGCTTGGGTGACTTGGAATCACGACGCGAGATGCCAAGAGGATTCAAGGGAAACGGATAGATCGCCTCGACATAATAATCATTAGGAATCGCCGCGGACACATGTCGAGTCCGTAAAAAGCAAGACGCGACGCTCGCTGGCGACGTTTGAAAAGAACGGCATCCAAAAGCCTCGGACTATTAATCTATTCAGCGTTCACAATGGAAGTCGTGATTCGTTTGTTGGAATTAAAAGTTCCATGTTCCGCGCTTTGCGCGTCTCGAGAGCGCAATTTAGTGCAGAAGCTGAAAGGGGCGGCGCGGAAACGGCCGGAAATGTGAAATGATAGAGAAACAGGGGAGAATGTGAAGAGTAGGGGGAAGTCGTTCGTTTGAATTCAAGACAATGAAACCTTCTGTCAATGGTCAAATTTACGACGGGTCCCAGCGTCGCTATTCATCCCTGCAGGTACATAAACAAAGAGCGGACCATGCAGGGCGTTATTCCCATCCCATGGCACAGGGCGACATTTACGCGTGGAACAAGTGAGAGGTATAAGTGCATCGTAAACAAAGAAATGATGAATGCAATGTAGGTGCGAGACATTGACATGCGAAATTAGGAAAACGATGAAAGTCATGCAAATTTTTGTCACGCTAGAAAGTATAGATTCACGTTAAAGCTCATTGTTGCGAACACACCTTTAAAGAATTACATTTGCTGCAACAGACAAATGTAACGGACGCGATGCATCTCACAGCTTCCTGGAACGCAACGGTGAAAATCATCCTGATAAgcaatttgaattaatttattaaagaacGTATTAGCGCAACGTTACAAGGAAATGTAATCCTTCCTTAACATTCGAAATGGCGGAGAAATCACGGAGATACGAGCGAGACTTTCGCGTGTAATTAGCGATGAGATAAAGGAGCAAAGCGTTTGTAGGGAGAATTAATGTTCTCACGCGTGGTCAATTTATTCCGCCTTGTCCGGATTCATTCCGTATGCATGGAAAGTTAAGAGTACGCCGGGGTTTACATGCGCGCGTTCGTTCTAATGCAGTAATCGAGTTAAGAGCGAGCCAACGTCACGCGCGTGTGACGCGAAGCGCACCCGACGAAAATCAATATGCAGAGTCCTTTTTTTTCCATGCGGATCCATAATTGATAGATTTCCAACCGAACGTGCCTTGTATCAGCAGCAGTGCGAAGAAAATGCACGTATGGGCGAACCCGTCCATTAATACGGCGCGCGATCGCACGATCAACCGATCGCTATAAAAACACTCGTGGGCGGATTGACACGATCGGGCGAATTAATTCGATCCCGAAAGGCTCGATCGTACGAATGCGCCGCGTCCTCCGGCGTAAATCATTCGATTGAGCCCGACGGTTACACGCGCGTGCGTTGCACgcagagaattttatttagttgTATTCGGTTACCGGCTGTTAATTTCTGCGAGCGAGAAACGTATCCTTTTAATTAGTATACCGCTGAGTACACCGTACCGCTATAATTACGGGAGTTTATGAATTATGCGAAATCGCGATTGCGGAATGATGAGTGCGTCTTGGATCGCGATAACGTAATTGTAATACGGTGTGAACAATGATTTGCGCGCAGCTACGCAGGAAATATGCGATTGTTCGGCCTCGTATGGCTTGGTACCGACGCGCCACATTCGCAGGTATGATATTAAGCTGTCACACAGAAGGCGATAATGCGAACGACTTATCGCACTCACGTGCAAAGCCGAGTGCTTCGGTGCaccgtacgtacgtacgtacgtgggCGTGTTTGTGATTTACACCAGCGCGGTTTGTTTCTCGTATAATACCCGCGCGCGAAATCAATCACCCGACGATTAATTCGCGAGATTCGCTAATTATCGAAGCAGCTGCGCTGCTCTTGGCCGGCCGTAAATCTCGTTTCGCAAGCAGTACGAGCGGAAACGCAGCTCAAACGGCGaggatagaagaaaaaaaagagggaaaaatgCAACGTTTATTGTACGACAGGCTCCGTGTTATTTTCGCGAAAGCTTACAGTCAACAGGATAAATCCTCGTGAAAGAGACGTTACAGAATTTCCAGCATTTATCAGGCATGGCCCGGTTAGTCCtgcgtcatcgtcgtcattgcTGATGCCTCGGCGCTCGTCGTCTTCCTCCTGTTCGCAGGGCCGTCCTGCTGAATCTCCTGCTTGATTATCTCAATGTCGTTCCTCAAGACGTCCAGCAACTTCATCGTCTTCTCCATCTCGCGCAGCACCGGTCTGGGTCGATGAACCGAGAATGACATTGACCGAAATCGCTACGCACGAAACTAACAGATCTTACTGAGCCATCAGCAGCCCGGCGTCGTGCCGCTTCGCGTCGTGAGCCCGCCGTAAATCTCTCAGAATTAAATGGAGCTTGTTGACGTCCTCACGAACTCTGATTGCCTGCTCGCAATGCTCGTTCAATTCGTGTTCTTCAAACTCGATATCCTCCGCGAGGCACGTCTCCTTCTCCTTGTAGTGAGCGATTCCGTTAACCACTTGAGCAATTCTAATTTCGATTTGCCAACAAGCGGTTAATAAAGCCCTTGTTCGGTTAGATGGTTAGACAGATACATCGGTAGTAATTCATTCGTTGCCTTAAGTCAAGGATCTCTCATGCTAAAGCTGCGACAGAGCGTAGATATCTCCCCAGATACAACTCTACGCGAACCAGTAATGCGATCCATAAAGTATCGCCAGCGCGAAAGTTAAAGCACCAAACGCCGATCCTTATCGGCAGTTTCGAAACGACCGACAGTGAACACTCGAGAAATGCACAATTGCCAGATGACTAATTACTATTTAATATACACGGTTAACGCCTCCCACCCACATACCACCGCGCGTTTTTTCAACCTACTTGGAGCGCAATTTTTCCAGCTCTCTGTCACGCTCGTCCAACTTGTCCCTGCAATTGATCTGAGCTACGTGCAGAGCCTCGTAGTCCATAGTGGTCATCCCCTCGCCGAGCGCTTCCAGGTC encodes the following:
- the LOC105288148 gene encoding uncharacterized protein LOC105288148 — protein: MLKEFLAEQAELRKKNKFLEAWIIKHMKKIQEKVTTTDVTEPEQMEQIYRQTLQTYKLRRDDIMERRARTTADVQSYEDKVRKTRDENARVFNELLDREREVATGLIYTKTGGKITERAINEITRRQYRLEDLNSQLRDLEALGEGMTTMDYEALHVAQINCRDKLDERDRELEKLRSKIAQVVNGIAHYKEKETCLAEDIEFEEHELNEHCEQAIRVREDVNKLHLILRDLRRAHDAKRHDAGLLMAQPVLREMEKTMKLLDVLRNDIEIIKQEIQQDGPANRRKTTSAEASAMTTMTQD